One Deinococcus grandis DNA window includes the following coding sequences:
- a CDS encoding M12 family metallopeptidase, protein MRVASSLIVLSVILAACSPSPTPDARVTPEKAPATLIMPDGTEQQVMGFKQDGYLMLEDDIILASLTEKPLGKEGTYVVDTRYRWTGRTIPYTFAANVPQAIRDRVAAAASTIRSTTNVVVTPRTSTTQRNYVEITYNTGTSCASSLGMVGGKQTITLADRCTTGSIIHEFGHAMGLFHEQTRPDRDKSVTIIWANIPADWQSQYQIRSGSAGYGAYDFDSIMHYPAFFDGKIAIQPIDPSIDLNRMGQRNGFSTTDKSTINAMYPR, encoded by the coding sequence ATGCGCGTCGCGTCTTCCCTCATTGTCCTGTCCGTCATCCTGGCTGCCTGCAGCCCGTCCCCCACCCCCGACGCCCGCGTGACCCCCGAGAAGGCCCCCGCGACCCTGATCATGCCCGACGGCACCGAGCAGCAGGTCATGGGCTTCAAGCAGGACGGCTACCTGATGCTCGAGGACGACATCATCCTCGCCAGCCTGACCGAGAAGCCTCTGGGCAAGGAAGGCACGTACGTCGTGGACACCCGCTACCGCTGGACGGGCCGCACCATTCCGTACACCTTCGCCGCGAACGTCCCCCAGGCGATCCGTGACCGCGTGGCGGCTGCCGCCTCCACGATCCGTTCGACCACGAACGTCGTCGTGACGCCCCGCACCAGCACCACGCAGCGCAACTACGTGGAGATCACGTACAACACCGGCACCAGCTGCGCGTCCAGCCTGGGCATGGTGGGCGGCAAGCAGACCATCACCCTGGCCGACCGCTGCACGACCGGCTCGATCATCCACGAGTTCGGGCACGCCATGGGCCTGTTCCACGAGCAGACCCGCCCCGACCGCGACAAGTCCGTGACGATCATCTGGGCGAACATCCCCGCCGACTGGCAGAGCCAGTACCAGATCCGCAGCGGCAGCGCCGGGTACGGCGCGTACGACTTCGACTCGATCATGCACTACCCCGCGTTCTTCGATGGGAAGATCGCCATCCAGCCGATCGACCCGAGCATCGACCTGAACCGCATGGGGCAGCGCAACGGCTTCTCCACGACCGACAAGAGCACCATCAACGCCATGTACCCCCGCTGA
- a CDS encoding FAD-dependent oxidoreductase, which yields MRIVIVGGVAAGMSAASRARRFNPDASIVVFERGEQISYGACGLPYVIGGEVESFDRLIARTPEQMRGRGIGVRLRHDVTGVDSGAATVTVTDRATGQSCTEPYDRLLIATGVSPVRPDWAVTPLGGVHVLRDIPDGEALDASVRGAKRACIVGGGYIGLELAEALRARGVSVALLEKGPEVAGRMLDPDYQRRVRAELERNGVDVRCGVTVQGLTGKGRVSGVQTDQGLVRADLVVVAVGVKPNVGLAKAAGARLGRTGAVAVNARQETTVQGVYSAGDNTESVHRVTRRRVHIPLGLTANRMGRIAGVNMAGGDARFPGVVGTGIFKAFDLGVARTGLTQADADTLGLNAVSVDVSSTDHAGYHRTSRPIHVRLTAEKGSGRLLGAQLIGENHLSVKRVDVVAALLGQRATAQDLFDADLAYAPPFSGVWDVLLVAADRLHKLV from the coding sequence ATGCGAATCGTGATCGTGGGCGGCGTGGCGGCCGGGATGAGCGCGGCCAGTCGGGCGCGGCGTTTCAATCCGGACGCGAGCATCGTGGTGTTCGAACGGGGCGAACAGATCAGTTACGGCGCGTGCGGCCTGCCATACGTGATCGGCGGGGAGGTCGAGTCCTTCGACCGGCTGATCGCGCGCACGCCCGAGCAGATGCGCGGGCGGGGCATCGGCGTGCGCCTGCGCCACGACGTGACGGGCGTGGACTCGGGGGCCGCGACCGTCACCGTGACCGACCGCGCCACCGGGCAGTCCTGCACGGAACCGTACGACCGGCTGCTGATCGCCACCGGCGTCTCCCCTGTCCGGCCCGACTGGGCGGTCACGCCCCTGGGCGGCGTGCACGTCCTGCGGGACATTCCGGACGGCGAGGCGCTGGACGCCAGCGTGCGGGGCGCGAAACGGGCCTGCATCGTGGGCGGCGGGTACATCGGCCTGGAGCTGGCCGAGGCGCTACGCGCGCGCGGCGTGAGCGTCGCGCTGCTGGAAAAGGGCCCGGAAGTGGCGGGGCGCATGCTGGACCCCGACTACCAGCGCCGCGTGCGCGCCGAACTGGAACGAAACGGCGTGGACGTCCGCTGCGGCGTGACCGTGCAAGGCCTGACCGGAAAGGGCCGCGTGAGTGGCGTGCAGACCGATCAGGGCCTCGTGCGGGCCGATCTGGTCGTCGTGGCGGTCGGCGTGAAACCGAACGTGGGCCTGGCGAAGGCGGCAGGCGCGCGGCTGGGCCGCACCGGCGCGGTCGCCGTGAACGCCAGGCAGGAAACAACCGTTCAGGGCGTGTACAGCGCCGGGGACAACACCGAGAGCGTGCACCGCGTCACGCGCCGCCGCGTGCACATCCCGCTGGGCCTCACCGCGAACCGCATGGGCCGCATCGCCGGGGTGAACATGGCCGGCGGCGACGCGCGCTTCCCCGGCGTGGTCGGCACCGGCATCTTCAAGGCCTTCGACCTGGGCGTGGCCCGCACCGGCCTCACGCAGGCCGACGCGGACACGCTGGGCCTGAACGCCGTCAGCGTGGACGTCAGCAGCACCGACCACGCCGGGTACCACCGCACCAGCCGCCCCATCCACGTCCGCCTGACCGCCGAGAAGGGATCCGGCCGCCTGCTGGGCGCGCAACTGATCGGCGAGAACCACCTCAGCGTCAAGCGGGTGGACGTCGTCGCGGCCCTGCTGGGTCAGCGGGCCACCGCGCAGGACCTCTTCGACGCGGACCTCGCCTACGCCCCACCCTTCAGCGGCGTGTGGGACGTGCTCCTGGTCGCCGCCGACCGCCTGCACAAGCTGGTGTGA
- a CDS encoding MarR family winged helix-turn-helix transcriptional regulator, translated as MSPPEQPPPDPDPLILSPEHVQAAESFGKTMKRLHRLISSRVMRGMQDELLEWDLSFSQITAMHQLRARAPMTVTQLSELTRLSVPAASHLVERLVKRGLAQRTENPENRREKLVDLTDAGRDIVGRMDSEFVRAYVTAFQALQLDTVQAATLHLQRVLDELEPTYSCQEHP; from the coding sequence ATGTCGCCTCCAGAACAACCACCCCCCGATCCCGATCCGCTGATCCTCAGTCCCGAACACGTCCAGGCCGCCGAAAGCTTCGGGAAGACCATGAAACGCCTGCACCGCCTGATCAGCAGCCGCGTCATGCGCGGCATGCAGGACGAACTGCTCGAATGGGACCTGAGCTTCTCGCAGATCACCGCCATGCACCAGCTGCGCGCCCGCGCGCCCATGACCGTCACGCAACTCAGCGAACTGACCCGCCTGAGCGTCCCGGCCGCCAGTCACCTCGTCGAACGGCTCGTGAAACGCGGCCTCGCGCAGCGCACCGAGAACCCCGAGAACCGCCGCGAGAAACTTGTGGACCTCACCGACGCCGGGCGCGACATCGTGGGCCGCATGGACAGCGAATTCGTCCGCGCCTACGTCACCGCCTTCCAGGCCCTGCAACTGGACACCGTGCAGGCCGCCACCCTCCACCTCCAGCGCGTGCTGGACGAACTCGAACCCACCTACTCCTGCCAGGAGCACCCATGA
- a CDS encoding Nramp family divalent metal transporter produces MSSLPPHDVTAPGSLDDRMTRRAEAVLARHSQKRGLARILPFLGPAVIASIAYMDPGNFATNIQGGAQFGYALLWVILAANLMAMLIQNLSAKLGIATGKNLPETIRERWPRPVVWLYWVQAEIVAMATDLAEFLGAAVAIQLLTGLPLIWGASITAVLTFWLLTIQRRGFRPLELVIGGFVSVIGVAYLTQFVVARPALAELGRGFIPSFQGVDSVYLAVGIIGATVMPHVIYLHSALTQGRVPTRNDDEKLRLSRLNRVDVIASMGVAGLINMSMLAVAAATFYGKGVENAGDLETAYRTLTPLLGPAAATAFAIALLASGLSSSAVGTMAGQVIMQGFVNFSIPLWLRRTITMLPAFIVILLGLNPTDVLVLSQVILSFGVPFALVPLLLFTARRDVMGVLTSKPLVTGLGWLFASIIIGLNVYLLWGAFTN; encoded by the coding sequence ATGTCAAGTCTGCCCCCACACGACGTCACGGCTCCCGGCAGCCTGGACGACCGCATGACCCGCCGCGCCGAGGCCGTTCTGGCCCGGCACTCGCAGAAGCGCGGGCTGGCCCGCATCCTGCCGTTCCTCGGCCCGGCCGTGATCGCGTCCATCGCGTACATGGACCCCGGGAACTTCGCCACGAACATCCAGGGCGGCGCGCAGTTCGGGTACGCGCTGCTGTGGGTGATCCTCGCGGCGAACCTCATGGCGATGCTGATCCAGAACCTCAGCGCGAAACTGGGCATCGCTACGGGCAAGAACCTGCCGGAGACCATCCGGGAACGCTGGCCGCGCCCGGTCGTGTGGCTGTACTGGGTGCAGGCGGAGATCGTCGCGATGGCCACCGACCTCGCGGAGTTCCTGGGCGCGGCGGTCGCCATTCAGCTGCTGACCGGCCTGCCCCTGATCTGGGGCGCGAGCATCACGGCCGTCCTGACCTTCTGGCTGCTGACCATCCAGCGGCGGGGCTTCCGCCCGCTGGAACTGGTCATCGGGGGCTTCGTGTCCGTGATCGGCGTGGCGTACCTGACGCAGTTCGTGGTGGCCCGCCCGGCACTGGCCGAGCTGGGGCGCGGCTTCATTCCCAGCTTCCAGGGCGTGGACAGCGTGTACCTCGCGGTGGGGATCATCGGGGCGACGGTCATGCCGCACGTCATCTACCTGCACTCCGCGCTGACGCAGGGGCGCGTGCCCACCCGCAACGACGACGAGAAACTGCGCCTCAGCCGCCTGAACCGCGTGGACGTGATCGCCTCGATGGGCGTGGCGGGCCTGATCAACATGAGCATGCTGGCCGTCGCCGCCGCCACCTTCTACGGCAAGGGCGTCGAGAACGCCGGGGACCTGGAGACCGCGTACCGCACCCTGACGCCGCTGCTGGGCCCGGCCGCCGCGACCGCGTTCGCCATCGCGCTGCTCGCCAGCGGCCTGAGCAGCAGCGCGGTGGGCACCATGGCCGGGCAGGTCATCATGCAGGGCTTCGTGAACTTCAGCATTCCGCTGTGGCTGCGCCGCACGATCACCATGCTCCCGGCGTTCATCGTGATCCTGCTGGGCCTGAACCCCACGGACGTGCTGGTGCTGTCGCAGGTGATCCTGTCGTTCGGCGTGCCGTTCGCGCTCGTGCCGCTGCTGCTGTTCACCGCGCGGCGTGACGTCATGGGCGTCCTGACCAGCAAGCCGCTCGTGACCGGGCTGGGCTGGCTGTTCGCCAGCATCATCATCGGCCTGAACGTGTACCTGCTGTGGGGAGCGTTCACTAACTGA
- a CDS encoding alpha/beta hydrolase, with translation MHNEAWTVPGAPVEGYVWRAASPRAALLLSHGFGEYAGRYVERYHRLIPTLADAGISVYAYDQRGHGNSPGRQAVADLNVLVEDHLKAREALRAQDLPVFALGHSMGGLVTAASAARDPRGLSGVILSSPALLVGENEPAWLKRLAPVIARVAPGLKTSDLGTGGLSRLTDEVAAYEADPVMYHGNVPALTGATMLGLSGRLWPEYARWTLPTLTLHGTADRITDPRGSQRFHDTIASTDRTLHTVEGGYHELLNDEPRDQVRQVILDWLRARTG, from the coding sequence ATGCACAACGAAGCGTGGACGGTACCGGGCGCACCGGTCGAGGGGTACGTGTGGCGGGCGGCCAGCCCGAGGGCGGCGCTGCTGCTCTCGCACGGGTTCGGGGAGTACGCGGGCCGCTACGTGGAGCGCTACCACCGATTGATTCCCACGCTGGCCGACGCCGGGATCAGCGTGTACGCCTACGATCAGCGCGGCCACGGGAACTCCCCGGGGCGGCAGGCGGTCGCGGACCTGAACGTGCTCGTCGAGGATCACCTGAAAGCCCGCGAGGCGCTGCGCGCGCAGGACCTGCCGGTGTTCGCGCTGGGGCACTCCATGGGTGGACTGGTCACGGCGGCCAGCGCGGCCCGCGACCCGCGCGGCCTGAGCGGCGTGATCCTCTCCAGCCCGGCGCTGCTGGTGGGGGAGAACGAACCCGCGTGGCTCAAGCGGCTCGCGCCGGTCATCGCGCGCGTTGCGCCGGGCCTGAAGACCAGCGACCTCGGCACCGGCGGCCTGTCGCGCCTGACCGACGAGGTCGCCGCGTACGAGGCCGACCCGGTCATGTACCACGGGAACGTCCCGGCCCTGACCGGCGCGACCATGCTGGGCCTCAGCGGCCGCCTGTGGCCCGAGTACGCCCGCTGGACGCTGCCCACCCTGACCCTGCACGGCACGGCCGACCGGATCACCGACCCGCGCGGCAGCCAGCGCTTCCACGACACGATCGCGTCCACTGACAGGACCCTGCACACCGTCGAGGGCGGCTACCACGAACTCCTGAACGACGAGCCGCGCGACCAGGTGCGGCAGGTCATCCTGGACTGGCTGCGCGCCCGCACGGGCTGA
- a CDS encoding aminotransferase class V-fold PLP-dependent enzyme, with translation MSDAARPDFTPLNRERLIAPGPVEVAPNVLAELAQPQMHHRAQAGIAKLMEAREKLTRLLGDPYDAVITTSSGTGAFEGALVSTTPGGAKVVNAQAGKFSERWGEMARRFGYDTTLVSKPWGEVLDPQEVADASRDAHTLLITHSETSTGALHDLEAIARAAKAQNPDLIIIADGITSYGVAELRPAAWGVDVIVSGSQKGTATPPGLGFVLFSPEVQARMIQNPERGFYLDMTRELAGQKAGNTPQTPAINLIYALSTALDRLLSVPLEVLWAEQRRKTDALIAAGTALGAPAWAPRTSPAVAVLTPPAGITGRQVAAQLAAMGQRALPGQAPHEDTVFRVSTMGYADRYDALAIAGILEDAFSALGVPFERGAAVQAAWNALKPS, from the coding sequence ATGAGCGACGCTGCCCGTCCGGACTTCACGCCCCTGAACCGCGAACGCCTGATCGCGCCCGGTCCCGTCGAGGTCGCGCCGAACGTCCTGGCGGAACTGGCCCAGCCGCAGATGCATCACCGCGCGCAGGCCGGGATCGCCAAGCTGATGGAAGCCCGCGAGAAGCTCACGCGGCTGCTGGGCGACCCCTACGACGCCGTCATCACCACGAGCAGCGGTACCGGTGCGTTCGAGGGTGCGCTGGTCAGCACCACGCCCGGCGGCGCGAAGGTCGTGAACGCCCAGGCCGGGAAGTTCAGCGAACGCTGGGGAGAGATGGCCCGCCGCTTCGGGTACGACACTACCCTCGTATCGAAACCCTGGGGTGAGGTCCTCGACCCGCAGGAGGTCGCCGACGCCTCGCGCGACGCGCACACCCTGCTCATCACGCACAGCGAGACGAGCACCGGCGCCCTGCACGACCTCGAAGCCATCGCGCGGGCCGCGAAGGCGCAGAACCCGGACCTGATCATCATCGCCGACGGCATCACCTCCTACGGCGTGGCGGAACTGCGCCCCGCCGCGTGGGGCGTGGACGTCATCGTGTCGGGCAGCCAGAAGGGCACCGCCACCCCCCCCGGACTGGGCTTCGTGCTGTTCAGCCCGGAGGTGCAGGCCCGCATGATCCAGAACCCGGAACGCGGCTTCTACCTGGACATGACCCGTGAACTGGCCGGGCAGAAGGCCGGGAACACCCCGCAGACCCCCGCCATCAACCTGATCTACGCCCTGAGCACGGCGCTGGACCGCCTGCTGAGCGTGCCGCTGGAGGTCCTGTGGGCCGAGCAGCGCCGCAAGACCGACGCGCTGATCGCCGCCGGGACCGCGCTGGGCGCGCCTGCCTGGGCGCCGCGCACCAGCCCCGCGGTGGCCGTCCTCACGCCGCCCGCCGGGATCACCGGGCGGCAGGTGGCCGCCCAGCTGGCCGCGATGGGCCAGCGCGCCCTGCCCGGCCAGGCGCCGCACGAGGACACGGTGTTCCGCGTGAGCACCATGGGCTACGCGGACCGATACGACGCGCTGGCGATCGCCGGGATTCTGGAGGACGCCTTCAGCGCGCTGGGCGTGCCGTTCGAGCGTGGCGCGGCGGTACAGGCCGCCTGGAACGCGTTGAAGCCAAGCTGA
- the serA gene encoding phosphoglycerate dehydrogenase gives MTATAPTQADRTAAAPLRVLICDEMNPGDLNHDGFQIDYQGNMDRAETLRRLPEYDALITRSRTKVDRELIDAAGPRLKVIGRGGVGVDNIDLEYASLRGLLVLNAPESNNVSAAELAVMHLMAAARGLTRSDSKTRAGQWDRKYLGLELKDKTLGIVGLGRIGSIVADRAQGLRMHVVAFDPYVPDSKFERLGVTRAATLDDLLAQVDAITVHTPLTDETRGMIGAEQLARLKKGAIAVNAARGGIIDEQALVDALHSGHLFAAGVDVFVDEPPAPDHIFLGAPNLGITAHLGANTFEAQERVGAEIVSRVLDALHGDVSKGAVNAPALDAKTLEALGGYLKLGEKLGRILAQLLPGAHDVEVTFRGEFPADPAPVVTSVLVGYLSGITDETPNMINARALARERGVNIAIREEQDSPDYQTEVIVKVTGGAKGEKERTRTVGGTVFGRNPRLTRLRDFRVELEPEGFILIASNQDKPGAVAKLSTLLGSWGVNIAGMALGRAEKGGQALFTLTLDDALTAEQLDQVRALDVIDSAYLVRA, from the coding sequence ATGACCGCCACCGCCCCCACCCAGGCCGACCGGACCGCCGCTGCGCCGCTGCGCGTCCTGATCTGCGACGAGATGAACCCCGGCGACCTGAACCACGACGGCTTCCAGATCGACTACCAGGGCAACATGGACCGCGCCGAGACGCTGCGCCGCCTGCCGGAGTACGACGCGCTGATCACCCGCAGCCGCACCAAGGTGGACCGCGAACTGATCGACGCGGCCGGGCCCAGACTCAAGGTCATCGGGCGCGGTGGCGTCGGCGTGGACAACATCGACCTGGAGTACGCCAGCCTGCGCGGCCTGCTCGTCCTGAACGCCCCAGAGAGCAACAACGTGTCTGCGGCGGAACTGGCCGTCATGCACCTGATGGCCGCCGCGCGCGGCCTGACCCGCAGTGACAGCAAGACCCGCGCCGGGCAGTGGGACCGCAAGTACCTGGGCCTGGAACTCAAGGACAAGACCCTGGGCATCGTGGGCCTGGGCCGCATCGGCAGCATCGTCGCGGACCGCGCGCAGGGCCTGCGCATGCACGTCGTGGCCTTCGACCCCTACGTGCCGGACAGCAAGTTCGAGCGGCTGGGCGTCACCCGCGCCGCCACCCTGGACGACCTGCTCGCGCAGGTGGACGCCATCACCGTGCACACCCCCCTGACGGACGAGACGCGCGGCATGATCGGCGCCGAGCAGCTCGCCCGCCTGAAGAAGGGCGCCATCGCCGTGAACGCCGCGCGCGGCGGCATCATCGACGAGCAGGCGCTCGTGGACGCCCTGCACAGCGGTCACCTGTTCGCCGCCGGGGTGGACGTGTTCGTGGACGAACCCCCCGCGCCCGACCACATCTTCCTGGGCGCCCCGAATCTGGGCATCACCGCGCACCTGGGCGCGAACACCTTCGAAGCGCAGGAACGCGTCGGCGCGGAGATCGTCTCCCGCGTCCTCGACGCCCTGCACGGCGACGTCAGCAAGGGCGCCGTGAACGCCCCCGCGCTCGACGCCAAGACCCTCGAGGCGCTCGGCGGCTACCTGAAACTCGGCGAGAAGCTGGGCCGCATCCTCGCGCAGCTGCTGCCCGGCGCGCACGACGTGGAGGTCACCTTCCGGGGAGAGTTCCCCGCCGACCCCGCCCCGGTCGTCACGAGCGTCCTCGTCGGCTACCTGTCGGGCATCACCGACGAGACGCCCAACATGATCAACGCCCGCGCCCTGGCCAGGGAACGCGGCGTGAACATCGCCATCCGCGAGGAACAGGACAGCCCCGACTACCAGACCGAAGTCATCGTGAAAGTCACAGGCGGCGCCAAGGGCGAGAAGGAACGCACCCGCACCGTCGGCGGCACCGTCTTCGGCCGCAACCCCCGCCTGACCCGCCTGCGGGACTTCCGGGTGGAACTCGAACCCGAGGGCTTCATCCTGATCGCCAGCAACCAGGACAAACCCGGCGCCGTCGCCAAACTCAGCACCCTGCTCGGCAGCTGGGGCGTGAACATCGCCGGGATGGCCCTCGGCCGCGCCGAGAAGGGCGGGCAGGCGCTGTTCACCCTGACTCTCGACGACGCCCTGACCGCCGAACAGCTCGATCAGGTCCGCGCGCTGGACGTCATCGACAGCGCGTACCTCGTCCGGGCGTAA
- a CDS encoding MDR family MFS transporter: MSAHTTEPEGRIDYAKTLDLPTKRLILFGVLLGLFLSALDQTIVSTALPRITQELNGLSLYSWVTTAYLLTNTALVPIYGKLSDLYGRKPILMIGIVIFLIGSALCGLAGEPFLGNLFGGGMMQLVVFRGLQGVGAAALGSVAFAIIADLFEPVDRPRYQGLFGAVFGLSSVIGPLLGGFLTDQVSWRWVFYVNLPIGVIALAFIASKMPRLASGLKARVDWLGAFLILVFAVPLLLALTWGADGNYAWTSPQILGLFGLSAASLIAFLFVESRHESPILPLTLFRNPTFAWGALARFMIGAGFLGAILFLSLYLVQVQGVSATAAGTATIPLTVGLIIGAIGSGQIASRMGRYKPLMLIGLITAGLGFFALSTLNADSSYNSVVFRMVLLGLGLGPALPLYTTALQLAVKPWEIGVATSAGQFFQQMGSTIGTAIFGAILTAGVSSNLATQFAAQAASNQGTVATTLQKISDDIRSGNAPTGDRNATPEKPEDVKARFAALRENLTKAIQTGDQQALTAVKNDPFIKTLPENARTQLTGIPEGGVPAQVKAGFAQTYATVEQAVNSGDAAQVQALAGNTQLPQALRDNLATIPAPALASPQARTQILAGIKQGLDQGEAQAEQQATQQALSAALSGVNDGEKITLASARAAKVAFADTISSIYRYSIVVAALAFLATLMMPNLEIPRRAKGERAQPAHVEL, encoded by the coding sequence ATGAGCGCACACACGACCGAACCCGAAGGGCGCATCGACTACGCCAAGACCCTCGACCTGCCCACCAAACGTCTGATCCTCTTCGGCGTGCTGCTGGGCCTGTTCCTCAGCGCGCTGGACCAGACCATCGTGTCCACCGCCCTGCCGCGCATCACCCAGGAACTCAACGGCCTGAGCCTGTACTCCTGGGTCACCACCGCCTACCTCCTGACGAACACCGCGCTCGTCCCCATCTACGGGAAACTGTCCGACCTGTACGGCCGCAAACCCATCCTGATGATCGGCATCGTGATCTTCCTGATCGGCAGCGCCCTGTGCGGCCTCGCCGGTGAACCCTTCCTGGGCAACCTGTTCGGCGGCGGCATGATGCAGCTCGTCGTGTTCCGTGGCCTGCAGGGCGTCGGCGCCGCCGCGCTCGGCTCGGTCGCGTTCGCGATCATCGCCGACCTGTTCGAACCCGTCGACCGCCCCCGCTACCAGGGCCTGTTCGGCGCCGTGTTCGGCCTGAGCAGCGTCATCGGGCCGCTGCTGGGCGGCTTCCTGACCGACCAGGTGTCGTGGCGCTGGGTGTTCTACGTGAACCTGCCCATCGGTGTCATCGCCCTGGCGTTCATCGCCAGCAAGATGCCCCGCCTCGCCAGCGGCCTGAAAGCCCGCGTGGACTGGCTGGGTGCCTTCCTGATCCTGGTGTTCGCCGTGCCGCTGCTGCTGGCCCTCACCTGGGGCGCCGACGGCAACTACGCCTGGACCAGCCCGCAGATCCTGGGCCTGTTCGGCCTGAGCGCCGCCAGCCTGATTGCGTTCCTGTTCGTCGAGAGCCGCCACGAGAGCCCCATCCTGCCCCTGACGCTGTTCAGGAACCCCACCTTCGCCTGGGGGGCCCTGGCGCGCTTCATGATCGGCGCCGGGTTCCTGGGCGCGATCCTGTTCCTCAGCCTGTACCTCGTGCAGGTGCAGGGCGTCAGCGCCACCGCCGCCGGGACCGCCACCATCCCCCTGACCGTCGGCCTGATCATCGGCGCGATCGGCAGCGGCCAGATCGCCAGCCGCATGGGCCGCTACAAGCCCCTGATGCTGATCGGCCTGATCACCGCCGGGCTGGGCTTCTTCGCGCTGAGCACCCTGAATGCCGACAGCAGCTATAACAGCGTCGTGTTCCGCATGGTGCTGCTGGGCCTGGGCCTGGGCCCCGCCCTGCCGCTGTACACCACCGCCCTGCAGCTGGCCGTCAAGCCCTGGGAGATCGGCGTGGCGACCAGCGCCGGGCAGTTCTTCCAGCAGATGGGCAGCACCATCGGTACCGCCATCTTCGGCGCCATCCTGACCGCCGGGGTGAGCAGCAACCTCGCCACGCAGTTCGCCGCGCAGGCCGCCAGCAACCAGGGCACCGTCGCCACCACCCTCCAGAAGATCAGCGACGACATCAGGAGCGGCAACGCACCCACCGGTGACCGCAACGCCACCCCCGAGAAACCCGAGGACGTCAAGGCGCGCTTCGCCGCGCTGCGCGAGAACCTCACGAAAGCCATCCAGACCGGCGACCAGCAGGCTCTGACGGCCGTGAAGAACGACCCGTTCATCAAGACCCTGCCCGAGAACGCCCGCACGCAGCTGACCGGCATCCCCGAGGGGGGCGTGCCCGCCCAGGTGAAGGCCGGCTTCGCGCAGACCTACGCCACGGTCGAGCAGGCCGTGAACAGCGGCGACGCCGCGCAGGTGCAGGCCCTGGCCGGCAACACCCAGCTGCCGCAGGCGCTGCGCGACAACCTCGCGACGATCCCCGCGCCCGCCCTGGCCAGCCCGCAGGCCCGCACGCAGATCCTCGCCGGGATCAAACAGGGCCTCGACCAGGGTGAAGCCCAGGCCGAACAGCAGGCCACCCAGCAGGCCCTCAGCGCGGCCCTCAGCGGCGTGAACGACGGCGAGAAGATCACGCTCGCCAGCGCCCGCGCCGCCAAGGTCGCCTTCGCGGACACCATCAGCTCGATCTACCGCTACTCGATCGTCGTCGCCGCGCTGGCCTTCCTGGCCACGCTGATGATGCCGAACCTGGAAATTCCCCGCCGCGCCAAGGGCGAACGCGCCCAGCCCGCCCACGTGGAACTCTGA
- a CDS encoding CAP domain-containing protein produces MKRVVLLLLTAAVCAAHAQTGGTPSVPFGTPTSQSGAQPIPLTLPGGQAVDANAMVDSADLFDLLVQADFRACGQTAHRDPALDAVAARVARGFALKSELQAAKLRPLRANQFVLPKLGRAPAVLKALANQCAARVGFSRYGVAVQDGRAALVAMQPAQIVADDPRAWLLRFMDLTNEARRQGQRCGDQLFHSAPPLTWNDQLGLSAQGHVSDMIRLNFRGHVNPETGSTPESRAQAAGYPSAAVGENAAYDSVTPEDALQSLLDSPGHCRTLMNPEWREFGAAMGNGTPDTVFATYWVQSFGR; encoded by the coding sequence ATGAAGCGAGTCGTCCTGCTCCTCCTGACTGCCGCCGTCTGCGCCGCCCACGCCCAGACGGGCGGCACGCCCAGCGTACCCTTCGGCACCCCCACCTCCCAGAGCGGCGCCCAGCCCATCCCCCTGACCCTGCCCGGCGGTCAGGCGGTCGACGCGAACGCCATGGTGGACAGCGCCGACCTCTTCGACCTGCTCGTGCAGGCGGACTTCCGCGCCTGCGGGCAGACCGCACACCGTGACCCGGCCCTGGACGCCGTCGCGGCCCGCGTCGCGCGGGGTTTTGCACTGAAGAGTGAACTGCAGGCCGCGAAACTGCGCCCCCTGCGCGCCAACCAGTTCGTGCTGCCGAAACTGGGCCGCGCCCCGGCCGTCCTGAAGGCCCTCGCGAACCAGTGCGCCGCGCGGGTCGGCTTCAGCCGCTACGGCGTCGCCGTGCAGGACGGCCGCGCCGCGCTGGTCGCCATGCAGCCCGCGCAGATCGTCGCGGACGACCCCCGCGCGTGGCTGCTGCGCTTCATGGACCTGACCAACGAGGCCCGCCGTCAGGGGCAACGCTGCGGCGACCAGCTGTTCCACAGCGCCCCACCACTGACCTGGAACGACCAGCTGGGCCTGTCCGCGCAGGGACACGTCAGCGACATGATCCGCCTGAACTTCCGCGGGCACGTCAACCCCGAGACCGGCAGCACCCCCGAGAGCCGCGCGCAGGCCGCCGGGTACCCCAGTGCCGCGGTCGGCGAGAACGCCGCGTACGACTCGGTCACGCCCGAGGACGCCCTCCAGAGCCTGCTCGACAGCCCCGGCCACTGCCGGACCCTCATGAACCCCGAGTGGCGCGAGTTCGGCGCCGCGATGGGCAACGGCACGCCCGACACGGTCTTCGCCACGTACTGGGTGCAGAGCTTCGGGCGGTGA